One genomic region from Clarias gariepinus isolate MV-2021 ecotype Netherlands chromosome 20, CGAR_prim_01v2, whole genome shotgun sequence encodes:
- the LOC128508276 gene encoding uncharacterized protein LOC128508276 — MGTRGLTLCLTLSLVLASVCCIKDLESLNDLMDKIKQTAEGFPRIEGIMLLCTIYRNSKIDQNGRLRLNADPTDLTCHPYENYEGTFPDLKNTNFGYYSFGNLRDAKNILPPCFYKRITKQRNNPQNNIDRIVIRVKKNIRTLVDEVYITQHAVDRNLGSNYVQQLTYRISEKLFNEIKELCLNIEDEYCQEEEDEDKDKDKDRDKIKTRSQSRIHESASNSQTSSKHSTSANVNNADNNANKHANLNSQAKSANIKLKLRSTWSGKVRIVWDGIPDEMLRNKIKICVYKSKDEEIPLVEYAIDGRAHGEIDTDLDLNPGLQLRLLKPITVYETVYESPEFDGSKSEIHHSAPSSFFTFISLVLWPFRSLFSLVFFILSNLFSLVYSIFSIILSLIYFIVTTPFSLVYIGFRELFSLVYRILSFLNSSVDSVIGSLLSLVYVIVSSVFPPLHIVCHEFVLISALCQLISVVLPVVLKLCVVFICIVLIGAARKMFVEVTQNRTRAAPHFVDVSQGRPSF, encoded by the coding sequence ATGGGAACTAGAGGACTTACTCTTTGCCTTACGCTGAGTCTGGTTTTGGCCAGTGTGTGCTGCATAAAGGACCTTGAAAGCTTAAATGATCTAAtggacaaaataaaacaaactgctGAAGGTTTTCCGAGAATAGAAGGCATCATGCTTCTGTGCACAATCTACAGAAACAGTAAAATTGATCAAAATGGGAGACTACGCCTCAATGCAGATCCAACTGATCTTACATGTCATCCATATGAAAACTATGAGGGTACCTTTCCTGAcctgaaaaacacaaattttggGTATTATTCTTTTGGCAATTTAAGAGatgcaaaaaacattttgcctccttgtttttataaaagaatcacaaagcAAAGAAATAATCCCCAAAACAACATTGATCGAATCGTGATTCGAGTTAAGAAGAACATCAGAACTCTAGTGGATGAAGTGTATATTACCCAGCACGCTGTGGACAGAAACCTGGGCAGTAATTATGTTCAACAGCTTACATACAGGATCAGCGAAAAGCTGTTCAACGAAATCAAAGAGTTATGTCTTAATATAGAGGATGAATACTGTCAAGAAGAAGAGGATGAAGATAAAGACAAGGATAAGGatagagataaaataaaaacacgaTCACAATCTCGAATTCACGAATCTGCCTCGAATTCTCAAACCAGTTCCAAACATTCAACGTCTGCCAACGTCAACAACGCCGACAACAACGCCAACAAACATGCAAATTTGAATTCTCAAGCCAAGTCAGCCAACATAAAACTCAAGCTGAGATCCACATGGAGTGGCAAGGTGAGGATCGTGTGGGATGGGATCCCAGATGAAATGCTAcgaaataagataaaaatctgTGTTTACAAAAGCAAAGATGAAGAAATCCCCTTGGTGGAGTACGCAATAGATGGAAGGGCGCATGGAGAAATAGACACTGACTTGGATCTTAATCCTGGTCTTCAGCTGCGTCTCCTGAAACCCATCACTGTTTATGAAACTGTTTATGAAAGCCCAGAGTTTGACGGCAGTAAAAGCGAGATACATCATTCAGCACCGTCCTCATTCTTTACTTTCATCTCACTCGTCCTCTGGCCTTTCAGGAGTTTATTCTCACTGGTTTTCTTTATACTCAGTAATCTATTCTCACTGGTTTACTCAATATTTAGCATTATCCTTTCATTAATCTACTTTATAGTCACTACTCCGTTCTCACTGGTTTACATCGGTTTTAGAGAATTATTCTCACTCGTCTATcgtattttaagttttttaaactCTTCGGTTGACTCTGTCATCGGCAGTTTGCTTTCACTGGTTTATGTTATAGTGAGCAGTGTGTTCCCACCGCTCCACATTGTTTGTCATGAATTTGTCCTAATTAGTGCTTTATGTCAGTTAATCTCTGTGGTCCTTCCTGTTGTCTTGAAACTTTGCGTGGTGTTCATATGTATCGTGTTAATTGGAGCAGCGAGAAAGATGTTTGTTGAAGTGACTCAGAACAGGACGAGGGCAGCACCTCACTTTGTGGACGTGTCACAGGGCAGGCCAAGCTTCTGA
- the LOC128508713 gene encoding uncharacterized protein LOC128508713 isoform X1, whose translation MADIPKPTDENTHSLNPCSQALTEVCTLGTDVVHQPSQPEPSEEWPEFPGPLMHAQMRKEDLFRFIQLKAQKCLQEMDQREQVEEYLFWQIMELFCIRNGKVMMSEVACLLFQCYMLLRKKTSKKVDRTRKQWCIPLARLLCTSAPDDEVREAVIKMGDDLASKGLTYAAHICYVVVKMELGSRKQFDLIGCDRLPFGLVVLSEAIVRTETYEYTLSLTSGLAQPSFQIFKLFQASRLAHFELSEIDFSDVVCEYCETIARAAMTFPDKILRSFIERLILLSSKVHKKGTKEPEWFLDLQHLHKTKLANADANSDPGRATACTSHEEVSESQDPFQSYDLERHTDPEAVFNARYLLGERLGEGGYGSVYSGIRTEDRKQVAIKAVDKTDSVKTITFLVAGGGGLPHCQDTAVGATGFRTICRPGEMQALPLEVVLMKMVSKPPSCSSVVDLLDWFDLPNMYMMVLEWPRPCMDLWDFIVLKKGYLTEAQIRNIMLQVVQAARHCCDRGVFHRDIKVNNLIINPSTMEVKLIDFGCGEMLKDTPYQNYSGTKGYYPPEWLINREYMGIPATIWSLGIVLYILVYGNYPIKSMDDFFSGHVELRPDISRESFDLMMWCLDLNPEMRPGFDDLLRHEWFTEAVRDKLQIPPETRGAGPS comes from the exons ATGGCAGATATTCCTAAACCCACTGATGAAAATACACACTCTCTAAATCCATGCAGTCAag CCCTAACTGAGGTTTGTACTTTAGGGACAGATGTTGTGCATCAACCTTCACAACCTGAACCTTCTGAAGAGTGGCCTGAATTTCCCGGCCCTCTCATGCA CGCACAGATGAGGAAAGAGGACCTGTTTCGCTTCATCCAGTTGAAAGCACAGAAATGTCTGCAAGAAATGGATCAACGGGAGCAAGTGGAGGAATATTTATTCTGGCAGATAATGGAGTTGTTCTGCATTCGAAATGGA AAAGTGATGATGAGTGAAGTGGCCTGTCTTCTCTTCCAATGCTACATGTTGCTTAGAAAGAAGACGTCTAAA AAAGTGGACAGAACAAGGAAGCAGTGGTGTATACCTCTGGCACGACTCCTGTGCACTTCTGCACCAGATGATGAAGTCAGAGAGGCCGTGATCAAGATGGGAGATGATCTAG CCTCTAAAGGACTGACCTACGCAGCACATATCTGTTACGTGGTGGTGAAAATGGAGCTGGGGTCACGTAAGCAGTTCGACCTGATCGGGTGTGACAG ACTTCCATTTGGCCTGGTAGTCCTGAGTGAAGCCATTGTGAGAACTGAGACGTATGAATACACACTGTCGTTGACCTCAGGGCTCGCCCAACCAAGCTTCCAG ATCTTCAAGTTGTTTCAGGCCAGCAGGCTGGCCCATTTTGAGCTGAGTGAAATAGATTTTTCTGATGTGGTCTGTGAATACTGTGAGACCATCGCTAGGGCAGCCATGACTTTCCCTGACAAAATCTTAAGGAGCTTTATTGAACGGCTCATTTTG CTGTCTTCAAAAGTGCATAAAAAGGGCACAAAAGAACCTGAATGGTTTCTAGACCTCCAGCATCTGCACAAAACTAAACTAGCAAATGCTGATGCGAACAGTGACCCAGGACGGGCCACAGCATGTACCAGCCATGAGGAGGTTTCTGAGAGTCAGGACCCTTTCCAGTCTTATGATCTGGAGCGGCATACTGACCCAGAGG ctGTGTTTAATGCGCGGTACCTCCTAGGAGAGCGGCTTGGCGAGGGAGGCTATGGCTCTGTCTACTCAGGAATCCGTACTGAAGATCGAAAACAG GTTGCCATCAAAGCTGTTGACAAAACGGATTCTGTTAAAACCATAACCTTT CTGGTGGCTGGTGGAGGGGGCTTACCCCATTGTCAGGACACTGCTGTGGGTGCCACTGGATTCCGGACAATATGCAGG CCTGGAGAGATGCAGGCACTGCCTCTAGAGGTGGTGCTAATGAAGATGGTGTCCAAGCCACCTAGTTGTAGCAGTGTGGTGGACCTCCTGGACTGGTTTGACTTGCCTAATATGTACATGATGGTCCTGGAATGGCCCAGACCCTGTATGGACCTTTGGGATTTCATCGTGCTCAAGAAAGGCTATCTGACTGAAGCACAGATTCGAAACATCATGCTGCAGGTGGTTCAGGCGGCTCGTCACTGCTGTGACCGTGGAGTGTTTCACCGTGACATAAAGGTCAATAACCTGATTATCAACCCCAGTACAATGGAAGTCAAATTGATTGATTTTGGCTGTGGTGAAATGCTGAAGGACACCCCCTACCAAAACTATTCAG GCACCAAAGGCTATTACCCTCCTGAGTGGCTGATAAATAGAGAATACATGGGCATCCCTGCTACCATTTGGAGTCTAGGCATAGTCCTGTATATCTTGGTCTATGGAAATTACCCCATTAAATCGATGGACGACTTTTTTAGTGGCCATGTTGAATTGCGTCCTGACATATCTCGAG AAAGCTTTGACTTGATGATGTGGTGCCTGGATCTCAACCCTGAAATGCGTCCGGGTTTCGACGACTTGCTCAGACATGAGTGGTTTACGGAAGCAGTTCGGGACAAACTCCAG ATTCCCCCTGAAACCAGAGGTGCTGGACCATCctga
- the LOC128508713 gene encoding uncharacterized protein LOC128508713 isoform X4: MADIPKPTDENTHSLNPCSQALTEVCTLGTDVVHQPSQPEPSEEWPEFPGPLMHAQMRKEDLFRFIQLKAQKCLQEMDQREQVEEYLFWQIMELFCIRNGKVMMSEVACLLFQCYMLLRKKTSKKVDRTRKQWCIPLARLLCTSAPDDEVREAVIKMGDDLASKGLTYAAHICYVVVKMELGSRKQFDLIGCDRLPFGLVVLSEAIVRTETYEYTLSLTSGLAQPSFQIFKLFQASRLAHFELSEIDFSDVVCEYCETIARAAMTFPDKILRSFIERLILLSSKVHKKGTKEPEWFLDLQHLHKTKLANADANSDPGRATACTSHEEVSESQDPFQSYDLERHTDPEAVFNARYLLGERLGEGGYGSVYSGIRTEDRKQVAIKAVDKTDSVKTITFPGEMQALPLEVVLMKMVSKPPSCSSVVDLLDWFDLPNMYMMVLEWPRPCMDLWDFIVLKKGYLTEAQIRNIMLQVVQAARHCCDRGVFHRDIKVNNLIINPSTMEVKLIDFGCGEMLKDTPYQNYSGTKGYYPPEWLINREYMGIPATIWSLGIVLYILVYGNYPIKSMDDFFSGHVELRPDISRESFDLMMWCLDLNPEMRPGFDDLLRHEWFTEAVRDKLQIPPETRGAGPS, translated from the exons ATGGCAGATATTCCTAAACCCACTGATGAAAATACACACTCTCTAAATCCATGCAGTCAag CCCTAACTGAGGTTTGTACTTTAGGGACAGATGTTGTGCATCAACCTTCACAACCTGAACCTTCTGAAGAGTGGCCTGAATTTCCCGGCCCTCTCATGCA CGCACAGATGAGGAAAGAGGACCTGTTTCGCTTCATCCAGTTGAAAGCACAGAAATGTCTGCAAGAAATGGATCAACGGGAGCAAGTGGAGGAATATTTATTCTGGCAGATAATGGAGTTGTTCTGCATTCGAAATGGA AAAGTGATGATGAGTGAAGTGGCCTGTCTTCTCTTCCAATGCTACATGTTGCTTAGAAAGAAGACGTCTAAA AAAGTGGACAGAACAAGGAAGCAGTGGTGTATACCTCTGGCACGACTCCTGTGCACTTCTGCACCAGATGATGAAGTCAGAGAGGCCGTGATCAAGATGGGAGATGATCTAG CCTCTAAAGGACTGACCTACGCAGCACATATCTGTTACGTGGTGGTGAAAATGGAGCTGGGGTCACGTAAGCAGTTCGACCTGATCGGGTGTGACAG ACTTCCATTTGGCCTGGTAGTCCTGAGTGAAGCCATTGTGAGAACTGAGACGTATGAATACACACTGTCGTTGACCTCAGGGCTCGCCCAACCAAGCTTCCAG ATCTTCAAGTTGTTTCAGGCCAGCAGGCTGGCCCATTTTGAGCTGAGTGAAATAGATTTTTCTGATGTGGTCTGTGAATACTGTGAGACCATCGCTAGGGCAGCCATGACTTTCCCTGACAAAATCTTAAGGAGCTTTATTGAACGGCTCATTTTG CTGTCTTCAAAAGTGCATAAAAAGGGCACAAAAGAACCTGAATGGTTTCTAGACCTCCAGCATCTGCACAAAACTAAACTAGCAAATGCTGATGCGAACAGTGACCCAGGACGGGCCACAGCATGTACCAGCCATGAGGAGGTTTCTGAGAGTCAGGACCCTTTCCAGTCTTATGATCTGGAGCGGCATACTGACCCAGAGG ctGTGTTTAATGCGCGGTACCTCCTAGGAGAGCGGCTTGGCGAGGGAGGCTATGGCTCTGTCTACTCAGGAATCCGTACTGAAGATCGAAAACAG GTTGCCATCAAAGCTGTTGACAAAACGGATTCTGTTAAAACCATAACCTTT CCTGGAGAGATGCAGGCACTGCCTCTAGAGGTGGTGCTAATGAAGATGGTGTCCAAGCCACCTAGTTGTAGCAGTGTGGTGGACCTCCTGGACTGGTTTGACTTGCCTAATATGTACATGATGGTCCTGGAATGGCCCAGACCCTGTATGGACCTTTGGGATTTCATCGTGCTCAAGAAAGGCTATCTGACTGAAGCACAGATTCGAAACATCATGCTGCAGGTGGTTCAGGCGGCTCGTCACTGCTGTGACCGTGGAGTGTTTCACCGTGACATAAAGGTCAATAACCTGATTATCAACCCCAGTACAATGGAAGTCAAATTGATTGATTTTGGCTGTGGTGAAATGCTGAAGGACACCCCCTACCAAAACTATTCAG GCACCAAAGGCTATTACCCTCCTGAGTGGCTGATAAATAGAGAATACATGGGCATCCCTGCTACCATTTGGAGTCTAGGCATAGTCCTGTATATCTTGGTCTATGGAAATTACCCCATTAAATCGATGGACGACTTTTTTAGTGGCCATGTTGAATTGCGTCCTGACATATCTCGAG AAAGCTTTGACTTGATGATGTGGTGCCTGGATCTCAACCCTGAAATGCGTCCGGGTTTCGACGACTTGCTCAGACATGAGTGGTTTACGGAAGCAGTTCGGGACAAACTCCAG ATTCCCCCTGAAACCAGAGGTGCTGGACCATCctga
- the LOC128508713 gene encoding uncharacterized protein LOC128508713 isoform X3 — protein MADIPKPTDENTHSLNPCSQALTEVCTLGTDVVHQPSQPEPSEEWPEFPGPLMHAQMRKEDLFRFIQLKAQKCLQEMDQREQVEEYLFWQIMELFCIRNGKVMMSEVACLLFQCYMLLRKKTSKKVDRTRKQWCIPLARLLCTSAPDDEVREAVIKMGDDLASKGLTYAAHICYVVVKMELGSRKQFDLIGCDRLPFGLVVLSEAIVRTETYEYTLSLTSGLAQPSFQIFKLFQASRLAHFELSEIDFSDVVCEYCETIARAAMTFPDKILRSFIERLILLSSKVHKKGTKEPEWFLDLQHLHKTKLANADANSDPGRATACTSHEEVSESQDPFQSYDLERHTDPEGERLGEGGYGSVYSGIRTEDRKQVAIKAVDKTDSVKTITFLVAGGGGLPHCQDTAVGATGFRTICRPGEMQALPLEVVLMKMVSKPPSCSSVVDLLDWFDLPNMYMMVLEWPRPCMDLWDFIVLKKGYLTEAQIRNIMLQVVQAARHCCDRGVFHRDIKVNNLIINPSTMEVKLIDFGCGEMLKDTPYQNYSGTKGYYPPEWLINREYMGIPATIWSLGIVLYILVYGNYPIKSMDDFFSGHVELRPDISRESFDLMMWCLDLNPEMRPGFDDLLRHEWFTEAVRDKLQIPPETRGAGPS, from the exons ATGGCAGATATTCCTAAACCCACTGATGAAAATACACACTCTCTAAATCCATGCAGTCAag CCCTAACTGAGGTTTGTACTTTAGGGACAGATGTTGTGCATCAACCTTCACAACCTGAACCTTCTGAAGAGTGGCCTGAATTTCCCGGCCCTCTCATGCA CGCACAGATGAGGAAAGAGGACCTGTTTCGCTTCATCCAGTTGAAAGCACAGAAATGTCTGCAAGAAATGGATCAACGGGAGCAAGTGGAGGAATATTTATTCTGGCAGATAATGGAGTTGTTCTGCATTCGAAATGGA AAAGTGATGATGAGTGAAGTGGCCTGTCTTCTCTTCCAATGCTACATGTTGCTTAGAAAGAAGACGTCTAAA AAAGTGGACAGAACAAGGAAGCAGTGGTGTATACCTCTGGCACGACTCCTGTGCACTTCTGCACCAGATGATGAAGTCAGAGAGGCCGTGATCAAGATGGGAGATGATCTAG CCTCTAAAGGACTGACCTACGCAGCACATATCTGTTACGTGGTGGTGAAAATGGAGCTGGGGTCACGTAAGCAGTTCGACCTGATCGGGTGTGACAG ACTTCCATTTGGCCTGGTAGTCCTGAGTGAAGCCATTGTGAGAACTGAGACGTATGAATACACACTGTCGTTGACCTCAGGGCTCGCCCAACCAAGCTTCCAG ATCTTCAAGTTGTTTCAGGCCAGCAGGCTGGCCCATTTTGAGCTGAGTGAAATAGATTTTTCTGATGTGGTCTGTGAATACTGTGAGACCATCGCTAGGGCAGCCATGACTTTCCCTGACAAAATCTTAAGGAGCTTTATTGAACGGCTCATTTTG CTGTCTTCAAAAGTGCATAAAAAGGGCACAAAAGAACCTGAATGGTTTCTAGACCTCCAGCATCTGCACAAAACTAAACTAGCAAATGCTGATGCGAACAGTGACCCAGGACGGGCCACAGCATGTACCAGCCATGAGGAGGTTTCTGAGAGTCAGGACCCTTTCCAGTCTTATGATCTGGAGCGGCATACTGACCCAGAGG GAGAGCGGCTTGGCGAGGGAGGCTATGGCTCTGTCTACTCAGGAATCCGTACTGAAGATCGAAAACAG GTTGCCATCAAAGCTGTTGACAAAACGGATTCTGTTAAAACCATAACCTTT CTGGTGGCTGGTGGAGGGGGCTTACCCCATTGTCAGGACACTGCTGTGGGTGCCACTGGATTCCGGACAATATGCAGG CCTGGAGAGATGCAGGCACTGCCTCTAGAGGTGGTGCTAATGAAGATGGTGTCCAAGCCACCTAGTTGTAGCAGTGTGGTGGACCTCCTGGACTGGTTTGACTTGCCTAATATGTACATGATGGTCCTGGAATGGCCCAGACCCTGTATGGACCTTTGGGATTTCATCGTGCTCAAGAAAGGCTATCTGACTGAAGCACAGATTCGAAACATCATGCTGCAGGTGGTTCAGGCGGCTCGTCACTGCTGTGACCGTGGAGTGTTTCACCGTGACATAAAGGTCAATAACCTGATTATCAACCCCAGTACAATGGAAGTCAAATTGATTGATTTTGGCTGTGGTGAAATGCTGAAGGACACCCCCTACCAAAACTATTCAG GCACCAAAGGCTATTACCCTCCTGAGTGGCTGATAAATAGAGAATACATGGGCATCCCTGCTACCATTTGGAGTCTAGGCATAGTCCTGTATATCTTGGTCTATGGAAATTACCCCATTAAATCGATGGACGACTTTTTTAGTGGCCATGTTGAATTGCGTCCTGACATATCTCGAG AAAGCTTTGACTTGATGATGTGGTGCCTGGATCTCAACCCTGAAATGCGTCCGGGTTTCGACGACTTGCTCAGACATGAGTGGTTTACGGAAGCAGTTCGGGACAAACTCCAG ATTCCCCCTGAAACCAGAGGTGCTGGACCATCctga
- the LOC128508713 gene encoding uncharacterized protein LOC128508713 isoform X2, which produces MADIPKPTDENTHSLNPCSQGTDVVHQPSQPEPSEEWPEFPGPLMHAQMRKEDLFRFIQLKAQKCLQEMDQREQVEEYLFWQIMELFCIRNGKVMMSEVACLLFQCYMLLRKKTSKKVDRTRKQWCIPLARLLCTSAPDDEVREAVIKMGDDLASKGLTYAAHICYVVVKMELGSRKQFDLIGCDRLPFGLVVLSEAIVRTETYEYTLSLTSGLAQPSFQIFKLFQASRLAHFELSEIDFSDVVCEYCETIARAAMTFPDKILRSFIERLILLSSKVHKKGTKEPEWFLDLQHLHKTKLANADANSDPGRATACTSHEEVSESQDPFQSYDLERHTDPEAVFNARYLLGERLGEGGYGSVYSGIRTEDRKQVAIKAVDKTDSVKTITFLVAGGGGLPHCQDTAVGATGFRTICRPGEMQALPLEVVLMKMVSKPPSCSSVVDLLDWFDLPNMYMMVLEWPRPCMDLWDFIVLKKGYLTEAQIRNIMLQVVQAARHCCDRGVFHRDIKVNNLIINPSTMEVKLIDFGCGEMLKDTPYQNYSGTKGYYPPEWLINREYMGIPATIWSLGIVLYILVYGNYPIKSMDDFFSGHVELRPDISRESFDLMMWCLDLNPEMRPGFDDLLRHEWFTEAVRDKLQIPPETRGAGPS; this is translated from the exons ATGGCAGATATTCCTAAACCCACTGATGAAAATACACACTCTCTAAATCCATGCAGTCAag GGACAGATGTTGTGCATCAACCTTCACAACCTGAACCTTCTGAAGAGTGGCCTGAATTTCCCGGCCCTCTCATGCA CGCACAGATGAGGAAAGAGGACCTGTTTCGCTTCATCCAGTTGAAAGCACAGAAATGTCTGCAAGAAATGGATCAACGGGAGCAAGTGGAGGAATATTTATTCTGGCAGATAATGGAGTTGTTCTGCATTCGAAATGGA AAAGTGATGATGAGTGAAGTGGCCTGTCTTCTCTTCCAATGCTACATGTTGCTTAGAAAGAAGACGTCTAAA AAAGTGGACAGAACAAGGAAGCAGTGGTGTATACCTCTGGCACGACTCCTGTGCACTTCTGCACCAGATGATGAAGTCAGAGAGGCCGTGATCAAGATGGGAGATGATCTAG CCTCTAAAGGACTGACCTACGCAGCACATATCTGTTACGTGGTGGTGAAAATGGAGCTGGGGTCACGTAAGCAGTTCGACCTGATCGGGTGTGACAG ACTTCCATTTGGCCTGGTAGTCCTGAGTGAAGCCATTGTGAGAACTGAGACGTATGAATACACACTGTCGTTGACCTCAGGGCTCGCCCAACCAAGCTTCCAG ATCTTCAAGTTGTTTCAGGCCAGCAGGCTGGCCCATTTTGAGCTGAGTGAAATAGATTTTTCTGATGTGGTCTGTGAATACTGTGAGACCATCGCTAGGGCAGCCATGACTTTCCCTGACAAAATCTTAAGGAGCTTTATTGAACGGCTCATTTTG CTGTCTTCAAAAGTGCATAAAAAGGGCACAAAAGAACCTGAATGGTTTCTAGACCTCCAGCATCTGCACAAAACTAAACTAGCAAATGCTGATGCGAACAGTGACCCAGGACGGGCCACAGCATGTACCAGCCATGAGGAGGTTTCTGAGAGTCAGGACCCTTTCCAGTCTTATGATCTGGAGCGGCATACTGACCCAGAGG ctGTGTTTAATGCGCGGTACCTCCTAGGAGAGCGGCTTGGCGAGGGAGGCTATGGCTCTGTCTACTCAGGAATCCGTACTGAAGATCGAAAACAG GTTGCCATCAAAGCTGTTGACAAAACGGATTCTGTTAAAACCATAACCTTT CTGGTGGCTGGTGGAGGGGGCTTACCCCATTGTCAGGACACTGCTGTGGGTGCCACTGGATTCCGGACAATATGCAGG CCTGGAGAGATGCAGGCACTGCCTCTAGAGGTGGTGCTAATGAAGATGGTGTCCAAGCCACCTAGTTGTAGCAGTGTGGTGGACCTCCTGGACTGGTTTGACTTGCCTAATATGTACATGATGGTCCTGGAATGGCCCAGACCCTGTATGGACCTTTGGGATTTCATCGTGCTCAAGAAAGGCTATCTGACTGAAGCACAGATTCGAAACATCATGCTGCAGGTGGTTCAGGCGGCTCGTCACTGCTGTGACCGTGGAGTGTTTCACCGTGACATAAAGGTCAATAACCTGATTATCAACCCCAGTACAATGGAAGTCAAATTGATTGATTTTGGCTGTGGTGAAATGCTGAAGGACACCCCCTACCAAAACTATTCAG GCACCAAAGGCTATTACCCTCCTGAGTGGCTGATAAATAGAGAATACATGGGCATCCCTGCTACCATTTGGAGTCTAGGCATAGTCCTGTATATCTTGGTCTATGGAAATTACCCCATTAAATCGATGGACGACTTTTTTAGTGGCCATGTTGAATTGCGTCCTGACATATCTCGAG AAAGCTTTGACTTGATGATGTGGTGCCTGGATCTCAACCCTGAAATGCGTCCGGGTTTCGACGACTTGCTCAGACATGAGTGGTTTACGGAAGCAGTTCGGGACAAACTCCAG ATTCCCCCTGAAACCAGAGGTGCTGGACCATCctga
- the LOC128508714 gene encoding uncharacterized protein LOC128508714, with amino-acid sequence MWKIGQKLSLLLMFNIIFGWTQGMRNITKHYSSYYGLLCEEPCATHGKDYLWCNTKNGWDYCSTEENIDSYGQPCREDHPCSKYGKRYHWCYTEAGSWGYCGAVRTAEPKALLYRGSNYMTPCWDDCLYDEKKKYFSCHTEDGLDVCSPLPHVTYKNELCRLNHFCGTHGSSNTWCYTDSDDDDKCGLISPGECQHIIPDPMKEDSKTVMYCTWKDGKNEKVIRFNAKQDLTISSHAFNWKNEIINFIAEWKNSNLNPETMYKPITSENLRFEQRLIDEGGHQCYNLQIMVNVHSHFGRSTRLAHVIIPKDKEVPDRFVRLGFKESFRNRAKISVEMK; translated from the coding sequence ATGTGGAAAATAGGACAAAAACTTTCCTTGCTCTTGATGTTCAACATTATTTTTGGCTGGACTCAGGGAATGAGAAACATTACAAAGCACTACAGCTCCTACTACGGGCTTCTATGTGAAGAGCCCTGTGCCACACATGGGAAAGACTACCTCTGGTGCAACACTAAAAATGGCTGGGACTATTGCTCAACAGAAGAGAATATTGATTCCTATGGCCAGCCGTGTCGAGAAGACCATCCCTGTAGTAAGTATGGCAAACGTTACCATTGGTGTTATACAGAGGCTGGCAGCTGGGGTTACTGTGGAGCAGTGCGTACAGCAGAACCAAAGGCACTGTTATATAGGGGTTCAAATTACATGACTCCATGCTGGGATGACTGTTTGTATGATGAGAAAAAGAAGTACTTTTCGTGTCACACGGAGGATGGGTTGGACGTCTGCTCCCCACTACCCCATGTCACGTACAAGAACGAGCTGTGCCGCTTGAACCACTTTTGTGGCACCCATGGCTCCAGTAACACCTGGTGCTACACAGACTCAGATGATGATGACAAGTGTGGACTCATCAGCCCTGGAGAATGTCAGCACATCATCCCTGATCCTATGAAAGAAGACTCGAAGactgtgatgtactgtacatggaagGATGGAAAGAATGAAAAGGTGATCAGGTTCAATGCCAAGCAAGACCTCACAATATCTTCTCACGCTTTCAACTGGAAGAATGAAATAATCAATTTCATTGCAGAATGGAAAAATTCCAACCTAAACCCAGAGACCATGTATAAACCGATCACCTCAGAGAACCTCAGGTTTGAGCAGAGGTTGATAGATGAAGGAGGTCATCAATGCTATAACCTCCAAATCATGGTGAATGTACACTCACATTTTGGGAGGAGCACCAGACTGGCCCACGTGATAATACCCAAAGATAAAGAAGTTCCAGATAGATTTGTTCGACTGGGCTTCAAGGAGAGCTTCCGCAATCGTGCCAAGATATCTGtggaaatgaaataa